The following are encoded in a window of Neomicrococcus lactis genomic DNA:
- a CDS encoding dihydrofolate reductase family protein encodes MRNLLTPSATHQPELTDEDILGLYAPPSDESQAFVRFNFVMTADGGATHRGVSGEIGGEGDKRMFQLLRLHAHVLVMGAGTVRAEGYEGDLLSAEDKTWREQNGLSQVLPVALISGGLHLEPSDQFFAQAPTTPIVYTAETSSPEAREKLSAVAEVVIAGRDSVEPALVVKDLVARGYRNIHSEGGPTVFGDFQRANLVDSLCVTIAPKTAGPGEKRIGGEGPTEGNALRQMTLHNLLEHHGELLAEYRKA; translated from the coding sequence ATGCGGAATCTTTTGACGCCTTCGGCGACTCATCAGCCCGAACTCACCGATGAGGACATCCTGGGGCTCTACGCTCCCCCGAGCGACGAGTCGCAAGCCTTCGTTCGCTTCAACTTCGTCATGACTGCTGACGGCGGAGCCACCCACCGCGGAGTGTCCGGAGAGATCGGCGGCGAGGGCGATAAGCGCATGTTCCAACTGCTGCGTCTGCATGCCCATGTGCTAGTGATGGGAGCTGGAACGGTTCGCGCCGAAGGCTACGAGGGCGATCTCCTCAGCGCCGAAGACAAGACTTGGCGCGAGCAGAACGGGCTCTCGCAAGTACTTCCCGTAGCGCTTATTTCCGGTGGACTTCATCTGGAACCGAGCGACCAATTCTTCGCCCAAGCGCCCACCACCCCTATCGTCTACACGGCGGAAACGTCCTCGCCTGAGGCACGTGAAAAGCTCTCCGCCGTCGCGGAGGTCGTGATTGCTGGTCGTGACAGTGTGGAACCAGCGCTCGTCGTCAAAGACCTCGTGGCGCGCGGGTACCGCAACATCCATTCCGAAGGTGGACCCACCGTTTTCGGCGACTTCCAGCGCGCCAATCTCGTGGACTCTCTCTGCGTCACCATCGCACCCAAGACTGCCGGTCCCGGCGAGAAGCGAATCGGCGGAGAGGGACCAACCGAAGGCAACGCCCTGCGTCAAATGACGCTCCACAACCTTCTGGAGCATCACGGCGAACTACTCGCCGAATACCGCAAGGCCTGA